One Aegilops tauschii subsp. strangulata cultivar AL8/78 chromosome 7, Aet v6.0, whole genome shotgun sequence genomic window carries:
- the LOC109752139 gene encoding uncharacterized protein has product MRDPEAPSLVRLPEHVVLEILARVPGVADLFRCAAARKRWRDLVTEPSFLRRRWPEGACHCSSLVGFLGRERRRGGEGPPGSSFVRAPGSVLGPGRPLLGSFVPGAAGLLDDRVVPLASHRGVLLVRFGAGAETEAEAEPEPCVDRLAVCNLLSGACHVLPPLRCDWFFDYFGTSAHAVLTGEDCCPDDGQRQSPDPASFKVLVVGVSDDRRHYVLRTFSSGEPGWSAPSECFDPVERGIFGPFKRRSAVVSHGTAHWVLWDLVKFHVLDVNAATRHASLQELQTPPPAGDLPLYESPHLSVAPNKAATLSSLCLSSQDPQVEIWTRRDGGKGSDEDRGGDWRRDRVVEITPEQNQIVDRPRCMCAGDRSGTLLITDRCRCMYILHLESGAMEEVTDHLRGLRDYKTAMAVEIDWPAFFVCRLLGGKAHV; this is encoded by the coding sequence ATGAGGGATCCGGAAGCGCCCTCGCTGGTGAGGCTGCCGGAGCACGTGGTGCTGGAGATCCTCGCGCGCGTGCCCGGCGTCGCCGACCTCTTCCGCTGCGCGGCCGCGCGCAAGCGCTGGCGCGACCTCGTCACCGAGCCGTCCTTCCTGCGACGCCGCTGGCCGGAGGGCGCGTGCCACTGCTCCtccctcgtcggcttcctcggcCGGGAGCGGCGCCGCGGCGGGGAAGGGCCGCCGGGCTCCAGCTTCGTGCGCGCGCCGGGGTCGGTGCTCGGCCCCGGCCGTCCCCTGCTCGGCTCCTTCGTCCcgggcgctgccggcctcctcgacGACCGCGTCGTGCCGCTCGCCTCGCACCGCGGCGTGCTCCTCGTGCGCTTCGGCGCCGGCGCCGagacggaggcggaggcggagccAGAGCCCTGCGTCGACCGCCTCGCCGTGTGCAACCTGCTCTCGGGCGCGTGCCACGTGCTCCCCCCGCTGCGCTGCGACTGGTTCTTCGACTACTTTGGCACGAGCGCCCACGCCGTCCTCACCGGCGAGGACTGTTGCCCCGACGACGGCCAGCGGCAATCGCCGGACCCGGCTTCCTTCAAGGTGCTGGTCGTCGGCGTCAGCGACGACCGGCGGCACTACGTTCTCCGCACGTTCTCGTCCGGTGAGCCGGGCTGGAGCGCGCCCAGCGAGTGCTTCGACCCGGTAGAGCGCGGCATCTTCGGACCGTTCAAGCGGCGCAGCGCCGTCGTGAGCCACGGGACGGCGCACTGGGTCCTCTGGGACCTGGTGAAGTTCCACGTCCTCGACGTGAACGCCGCCACTCGCCACGCCTCCTTGCAGGAGCTACAGACCCCGCCGCCGGCGGGCGACCTCCCCCTGTACGAGTCGCCGCATCTGAGCGTCGCGCCAAACAAGGCGGCGACGCTGTCGTCGCTCTGTCTGTCGAGCCAAGACCCCCAGGTGGAGATCTGGACGCGGCGGGACGGCGGCAAAGGGAGCGACGAGGATCGCGGCGGAGACTGGCGCCGGGATAGGGTGGTCGAGATCACACCCGAGCAGAATCAGATCGTCGACAGGCCACGGTGCATGTGCGCCGGAGACAGGAGTGGCACGCTGTTGATCACTGACCGGTGCCGGTGCATGTACATTTTACATCTCGAAAGTGGCGCCATGGAGGAGGTGACGGACCACCTCCGTGGCCTCCGTGACTACAAGACCGCCATGGCCGTCGAGATAGATTGGCCGGCCTTCTTCGTCTGTCGGCTTCTTGGTGGAAAGGCACATGTTTAA